GCCTATCAGCGCCAAAGAAGGCGAGGGGATCCAAGACCTGATGCTGGTGCTCATAGGCCTGGCACAGCGTTTCCTCGAGTCGAGGCTCGAGAAGAGCGAAGGTCCCGGCAAAGGAACCATATTGGAGATCAAGGAGGAGCGCGGGCTCGGGAAGACCCTGGACATAATTCTTTATTCGGGCACCATCCGCCGCGGCGACACCGTTGCGCTCGGAACGAGAGGCGCTCCGATCCTCACAAAGATAAAGGCCATATTGAAACCGAAGCCCCTGGACGAGATACGCGACCCGAGGGACAGGTTCGATTCCGTAAAGGAGCTCAACGCGGCGGCGGGCGTCAAGATATCGTGCCAGAATGTGGACGGCGCCATCGCCGGAGGTCCGATCATGGTGGTCAGCGGGCCCAACGACCCGCTAATTTCAACCATCAAAGAAGAATCGCAGATCAAGGTCGATATCGTAGAGGCCGGAATATCCATCAAGGCGGACGCCGTCGGATCGCTGGAGGCGCTGGCCTTCGAGGCGAAACAGGCCGGAATATCCATCAGGAAGTACGGCATAGGCGAGATAACCCGAAGGGACATCGTCGAGGCGGCATACGGGGACAGGAACGAAAGCGTCATCCTCGGATTCAATGTGACTATTTCCAAGGATGCCGAGGCCGAGCTTCAAAATCAGCCGATAGCCGTCTTCACAAATCCCATAGTCTACCAGCTGATCGATGAATACGTGCTGTGGCGCGACGAGGCCAAGAGGAAGGCCGAGACCGACAAGCGCTCCGAGTTCGCGTTCCCGGCGAAGATCCTCCTGCTCCCGAACTGTACGTTCAGAGTCAGCAAGCCCGCCATAGTCGGCGTTCGCGTGATAGCAGGGAAAATAAGGATAGGTCAGAAGCTCGTCACGCCGACGGGCGCAGAAGCCGGTAAGATAAAGAGCATCCACACCGGAGAGGACACTTTGAAAGAGGCCTCTCAGGGAGACGAGGTCGCCGTCGGCATAGAGGGCGTTACTGCGGGAAGGCAGATAAACGAGGGCGACGTCCTGTATGTGGACCTGTTGGAGTCATCGGTAAAACAACTTCCGAACATGGACCTGAACGGTGACGAGAAGGCGGCTATGGAAGAGCTCATCGCCATAAAGAGAAAAGAAGACATGTTCTGGGGGATGTGAGTGAAGTATACAGCCTCAAGTGTTCTGAAAAAGGATCCCAGCGATATCGCGGGAGATATATACGCATTCTTGGACAACCTTGAGGAATCGATGAAGGTCCCTCTTAAGATGGACTTCAAGTTCAAGGTGATCCTGTTCTGCGGGATGGGAGGTTCGGCGATCGCGGGCGACATCATATCCGACTGCGTGGCAGACTCCGCGAAGTGCCCCATCAAGATCCAGCGCTTCCCGGACATCCCGGAATGGGTGGACAAGGACGCACTGGTCATAATTTCAAGTTATTCCGGCAACACCAAGGAAACGCTCTCGATGTACGAGCAGGCCATAGCCAAGAATGCCCAGATAATAGTGCTGTCATCGGGCGGCGAGATATTGGAGCGAGCCGAGAAGAACAAAGATTTCATAATCAAGGTGACTCCCGGACTCCAGCCCAGATGTGCCCTGGGCTACACACTGGGAATCACGATCAACATCATGGACGCGCTGGGAGATCCCACCAGCAAGATCGCCATACAAAGGGGGCTCCCCAAGCTCAAGGTGCTCAGGGACGAGCTCTCCAGCGACACCAGCATAGCGTGGGAGGTGGCCCGCAGGATCGACGGCAAGGTGCCTATAATCTATTCCACCACCGACATAGCATCTTCGGCCCTCAGGTGGAAGAGCCAGATGAATGAAAACTCGAAGATGATGGCCTTCTCCGGTTCGATACCTGAGTTCAGCCACAACGAGATATCGGGCTGGTCCGAGGGAGACGTAAGGGACAAGTGCATGCCGATATTCCTTTACGAGGAAAGGATGAACAAGTACAAGCGGAACGCCATAAACGCATCCATAGAGACGCTGAGATCTTACGGCATGGAGCCCATGGTACTGAAGATACGCGGCAAGAACGTAACGGAGAAGATCATCAGATCGGTAATGATCGGAGACTACGTATCCCTGTATCTGGCATATATCTCGGGGGTGGACCCCAGCAGCGTCGCGTCCATCGACGAGTTCAAATCCCGTCTCACAAAGCTCCTGACGGGCCGCAAGAAAAAGATATCCGTCCGATGAGACGGTGTACCTTCTGTGTACCAGACCATGCGCGAAGCCCTTTTATCGAGTCTTCTCCTTATCAAAAAGTATATAAGCAACGCTCGGCTAAGGCGGTTCTACAGGTGTTCAAATGGTAGACTTCAAAACTATCGTCAATGACGTTAAGACGGGCAAATCATACAATGTTGCCGTGTCGGGCCACCACGCGAACTCTCTGATTGGTAAAAACATCGGAGAGGTCGTAGACGGAATTTTCGTAGGGCTCCCCGGTTACAAGCTAAAGATCACAGGCGGAAGCGACGGAAACGGCACTCCCATGAGGAAGGACCTTCCCGGCGCGAAGAAGAGAAAGCTCCTGCTTTCCGACGGTCTCGGATTCCACGAGAAATATCCAGGAGAGAGGAAGAGGACAGCTGTCCGCGGTTCCACAATCTCGGCCGAGATCGTACAGATCAACATGGCCATCGCAGAGTATGGACCCAAATCAGTTGAGGAGACCTTCGCCTCCGGCGCAGCTCCCGCGGAGAAATGATGAAGGTCCCCAAGCAGCCCGAGGCAAACATCGGGATGATCGGTCATGTCGACCACGGCAAGACAACGCTGACCAAAGCGCTTTCCGGGGATTGGACCGACCGTCACTCCGAAGAGGTGAAGAGAGGGATCTCCATCCGCCTCGGATATGCTGACGTAGCATTCTATAAATGCCCGCAGTGCCAGGGCGCCGCAGCTTATGGCACTGAAAAGATGTGCAAGAACTGCGGTTCAGAGGCCGAATTGCTTCAGGCGGTGTCGTTCGTTGACGCCCCCGGGCATGAAACTCTTATGGCGACCATGCTTTCCGGAGCTGCCCTCATGGACGGCGCCCTGCTTCTGGTCGCGGCGAACGAGCGCTGTCCACAGCCTCAGACCAAAGAGCATCTCATGGCCCTTTCGATCATAGGCATCGAGCACATCGTGATCGTTCAGAACAAGATAGACATAGTCACAAAGGAACAGGCCCTGGATAACTACAGGGAGATCAAGGCCTTCGTCAAAGGGACGGTGGCCGAGAACGCGCCCATCATACCGATATCGGCAAACCACGGAGTGAACATCGATATGCTGATCGAGGCCATCCAGAAGCACATAATCCACAAGATCAACAGAGATACCGAGTCCTCTCCGCTGATGCACGTGGCCCGTTCTTTCGACATCAACTCGCCTGGTACACTGCCTAAGGACCTGAGAGGGGGAGTCATAGGAGGAACCCTCATTCGTGGCAGGCTCAAGATAGGGGACGAGATCGAGATCGTCCCGGGCAGAAGGGTAGAGGTCGCAGGCAAGATGACCTACGAAAAGATCACTGCAAAAATCACATCCCTCGAGGGAGGGGGTCACATGGTGAAGTCCGTGGAGCCCGGAGGGCTTATAGCCATCGGGACAGAGCTCGACCCGTCCATAACAAAGTCGGACGGCCTTACAGGCACGATGCTGGGGTCCCCCGGTAAACTGCCCGCCGTCGTGAACGATTTCACAATGCAGACCGTGCTGATGGAACGTGTCGTAGGCTCCTCGTCCGAACTCAGTGTCGAAGAGATCAAGAGCAACGAGCCGCTCATGCTGAGCGTAGGTACCGCAACCACAGTAGGTGTGGTAAAAAGCGCCAGAAACGGTTCAGCCGACGTGGTCCTGAAAATACCCGTGTGCGTGATGCCCGGGCAGAGGGTCGCAATATCCAGAAGGATCTCCAACAAGTGGAGGCTCATCGGATACGGCCTCGTAGAACAGTGAGACCATGGTCACAAACGTTATTCTTGATACGAATGCGCTCCTTATGCCGTTCGAGGTCAGGCTTAACCTCGACCTCGCCGTCCGCGAGGTCCTCGGAGACGTTCATTTCATCGTCCCGGGGCCGATCATCGGCGAGCTTAAGCGCCTCGAGCACAAGTTCGCTCCCGTGGCGCTAGAGCTCGCAAGGCGTTATGAAATAATTCAGACAAGCTCCTCGGGGGACGCTTCGGTCCTGGAACTGGCAAAGAGCACCGGAGCGCATGTACTGACGAACGATAAGGACCTCAGGAGTAAGCTTAGGAAGGAAGGCATCCCGGTCATGTACCTTCGTTCCGGAACACATCTGGTAGTAGATGTCAGATAAGCGGCGAAGGAGGGTCTTCGGGCGGATTTCCGGTCCAAGGCTCTTTTCCGATCTCCTTCAGCCTCAAGTTGACAAGTTCTTTCCCTTTATCGCTCACTCCGTAGATCGGGACCTTGTTTCCGGCAGTTACGACGTTGCGGTTCTTTGCTTCCTGACGTATGGTTGCGGAAGCGCATGCGGTTATGACATCGCAGTTGTCGAAAAGCACTACGGCGTCCCTGTAGGAAGTTCCCGACGTATGGACTGCCATGATAACGGCGCTGTATCCATAGGAGTCCCTGGCCTTCACGGCGTCATCGGCTCCGCATACCGTTACGGCGACCGAACGGAAACCCATCGAATATGCCTTTTCGAGTCCCGCGAGCATATCGATCTCCGCAGTATCGGGATCGAGGACCCTGTGCCTTCCGACCGCGGCGATCACGGTTTCGATAGGTGATGTTTCGATTATGGCAGAGATGCGCCCGCACATTCCCTGGACGATCTCCGGGTCGGTGACCACGGCGGTACCGCATCCGTCGGCCGCTATGACCGCAGCGTCGATCGCACCGTGCTTCAGCGCCGTGCCGAGTATCTCCGATATTCCGAAAGATAGGAAGTCGGGCATCCTGACCTTGCGGTCCTCGGTGAAGAGGCCGAAGTCATTCATGCGGAACTGTATGTTGTTGCGTACGGATTCGGTGTCGAACTCTTCGATCCCGCGGTGCTTCCCGAAAAGCGGGCACCTCTTCAGCTGAGGCTCTCCCACTTCGACGATCTTGCCATCCTCCACAACGACCTTGGTCTTTCCGAGGCACTCGGTGACGTGTCTAGACATGATCATTCCGTTACTTCGGCGCTCTCGATGACGACATTCTTCACCGGGCGGTCGTTCCTTCCCGTCTTTACCTTGCCTATCGCGTCGACGACGTCCATGCCTTTTACGACCTCGCCGAACACGGGGTGCGCGTACGGGGTGGACTTGTTCTCCTTGTCAAGGTATGTGTTGTCGGTCATGTTGATGAAGAACTGGCTACCGCCGGTGTGGGGGCGCCCGGTGTTGGCCATTGCGATCGTCCCGCGGACGTTGGAGTGACCTTTGCCGAACTCGTCCTCTATGGTATATCCCGGACCTCCGGTCCCGGTCCCCTGGGGGCAGCCGGCCTGGATCATGAAGCCGTCGATAACTCTGTGGAACATTATCCCGTTGTAGAAGCCTTTATCAACCAGTTTGATGAAATTTCCGGTGGTTATCGGCATGTCGGTGTACAGTTTCAGTGTTATGTCGCCCATGTTCGTGTGCAGTATAACGTCGGTCATGATTGCTGATATATGCCGTGTAATAAAAACTGTTGCTGTTCCATCGTCCGATGGAAAAGACATCAAACATTTATATGGACTGAAATGTACCGTAATTTATGACCAGAGGGGTGCTTACGGTTATAGGATGCCCGATACTCGAGGACGAGCTGATATACTGCCTTCGAAGGGATACCGAGGACAAGGACATCTACCTGGTAGAGGCCGAACCTTCAAAGAGCCTGAGGGCAAAGCTCGATCGCTACGGCATTCCGTATACCGAGATAGACGGACGGGCGTTCAACAACGGTTTAGAGACTTTCGAACCTTCCCGTTTCTCCATAGTCATCAAAATGCTGGATCTGGGACTTCACGCCGAGCCGAAAGATCTCCGGGCCAAGATCGAGGAAGAGATCACAGACGCGTCGGCATCCAGCGGAGTAATCGCAATCTATTACGGAATGTGCGGGAACTACGGATGGGACATCTCCAAGTGGGCCGAGGAGAAAGGGTTGTGCCCGGCGGTCGTCTTCAGGGATGAATCGGGCAGAGTATGCGACGACTGCGTCGGCGTTGCGGTCGGGGGCCTCGACAAGTACCGCGAACTTCTGAAAGCTCACACCGGCCAGATGCTTTTCACGCCCGCGGTGGCAACGAACTGGGAGGACTTCATGGCGGCCAACGAGATGTTCAAAGGCATGCCGGAGAGGGA
The DNA window shown above is from Methanomassiliicoccaceae archaeon and carries:
- a CDS encoding methanogenesis marker 8 protein, producing the protein MIMSRHVTECLGKTKVVVEDGKIVEVGEPQLKRCPLFGKHRGIEEFDTESVRNNIQFRMNDFGLFTEDRKVRMPDFLSFGISEILGTALKHGAIDAAVIAADGCGTAVVTDPEIVQGMCGRISAIIETSPIETVIAAVGRHRVLDPDTAEIDMLAGLEKAYSMGFRSVAVTVCGADDAVKARDSYGYSAVIMAVHTSGTSYRDAVVLFDNCDVITACASATIRQEAKNRNVVTAGNKVPIYGVSDKGKELVNLRLKEIGKEPWTGNPPEDPPSPLI
- the infB gene encoding translation initiation factor IF-2 → MAIRQPVVSVLGHVDHGKTKLLDRIRGTSVQAREAGSITQHIGATEVPIDHIYKMCAQILGKKRFNVPGLLFIDTPGHQAFMTLRARGGSLADLAVLVIDIKEGLMPQTIESIRILRQYKTPFVIAMNKIDTIQGWNSVEGRPFILSEKSQQERTMEVFNEKMYNIIAQMSQEGIYADRYDRIDDFTKTVALVPISAKEGEGIQDLMLVLIGLAQRFLESRLEKSEGPGKGTILEIKEERGLGKTLDIILYSGTIRRGDTVALGTRGAPILTKIKAILKPKPLDEIRDPRDRFDSVKELNAAAGVKISCQNVDGAIAGGPIMVVSGPNDPLISTIKEESQIKVDIVEAGISIKADAVGSLEALAFEAKQAGISIRKYGIGEITRRDIVEAAYGDRNESVILGFNVTISKDAEAELQNQPIAVFTNPIVYQLIDEYVLWRDEAKRKAETDKRSEFAFPAKILLLPNCTFRVSKPAIVGVRVIAGKIRIGQKLVTPTGAEAGKIKSIHTGEDTLKEASQGDEVAVGIEGVTAGRQINEGDVLYVDLLESSVKQLPNMDLNGDEKAAMEELIAIKRKEDMFWGM
- a CDS encoding peptidylprolyl isomerase, encoding MTDVILHTNMGDITLKLYTDMPITTGNFIKLVDKGFYNGIMFHRVIDGFMIQAGCPQGTGTGGPGYTIEDEFGKGHSNVRGTIAMANTGRPHTGGSQFFINMTDNTYLDKENKSTPYAHPVFGEVVKGMDVVDAIGKVKTGRNDRPVKNVVIESAEVTE
- a CDS encoding DUF1638 domain-containing protein, which codes for MTRGVLTVIGCPILEDELIYCLRRDTEDKDIYLVEAEPSKSLRAKLDRYGIPYTEIDGRAFNNGLETFEPSRFSIVIKMLDLGLHAEPKDLRAKIEEEITDASASSGVIAIYYGMCGNYGWDISKWAEEKGLCPAVVFRDESGRVCDDCVGVAVGGLDKYRELLKAHTGQMLFTPAVATNWEDFMAANEMFKGMPERDVGMMKWIFDLCGYDTVVKIDTGLGDRADMDRATEDFAKKYDFKIIEGEEKWPCTYPAEKIYSDAKEILGS
- a CDS encoding translation initiation factor IF-2 subunit gamma, encoding MKVPKQPEANIGMIGHVDHGKTTLTKALSGDWTDRHSEEVKRGISIRLGYADVAFYKCPQCQGAAAYGTEKMCKNCGSEAELLQAVSFVDAPGHETLMATMLSGAALMDGALLLVAANERCPQPQTKEHLMALSIIGIEHIVIVQNKIDIVTKEQALDNYREIKAFVKGTVAENAPIIPISANHGVNIDMLIEAIQKHIIHKINRDTESSPLMHVARSFDINSPGTLPKDLRGGVIGGTLIRGRLKIGDEIEIVPGRRVEVAGKMTYEKITAKITSLEGGGHMVKSVEPGGLIAIGTELDPSITKSDGLTGTMLGSPGKLPAVVNDFTMQTVLMERVVGSSSELSVEEIKSNEPLMLSVGTATTVGVVKSARNGSADVVLKIPVCVMPGQRVAISRRISNKWRLIGYGLVEQ
- a CDS encoding bifunctional phosphoglucose/phosphomannose isomerase: MKYTASSVLKKDPSDIAGDIYAFLDNLEESMKVPLKMDFKFKVILFCGMGGSAIAGDIISDCVADSAKCPIKIQRFPDIPEWVDKDALVIISSYSGNTKETLSMYEQAIAKNAQIIVLSSGGEILERAEKNKDFIIKVTPGLQPRCALGYTLGITINIMDALGDPTSKIAIQRGLPKLKVLRDELSSDTSIAWEVARRIDGKVPIIYSTTDIASSALRWKSQMNENSKMMAFSGSIPEFSHNEISGWSEGDVRDKCMPIFLYEERMNKYKRNAINASIETLRSYGMEPMVLKIRGKNVTEKIIRSVMIGDYVSLYLAYISGVDPSSVASIDEFKSRLTKLLTGRKKKISVR
- a CDS encoding 30S ribosomal protein S6e: MVDFKTIVNDVKTGKSYNVAVSGHHANSLIGKNIGEVVDGIFVGLPGYKLKITGGSDGNGTPMRKDLPGAKKRKLLLSDGLGFHEKYPGERKRTAVRGSTISAEIVQINMAIAEYGPKSVEETFASGAAPAEK
- a CDS encoding twitching motility protein PilT, translated to MVTNVILDTNALLMPFEVRLNLDLAVREVLGDVHFIVPGPIIGELKRLEHKFAPVALELARRYEIIQTSSSGDASVLELAKSTGAHVLTNDKDLRSKLRKEGIPVMYLRSGTHLVVDVR